The Oncorhynchus kisutch isolate 150728-3 linkage group LG14, Okis_V2, whole genome shotgun sequence genomic sequence ATATTTGCCGCTGTCCAAGAGCATCAAAGTGTAAATACTTCTTTCTGAGGAGTCTGTAGAGTTCAATCTAGATTGTCTTTGTCTGTTGTGCTGTTTGTCTCCCGTCAAACTGTTTTGACAACTAAATAAATGCACATTTTCAAGAGAAAAATAAGGAACACTTTCCCAGTACATCACAAATGGTGTCTTTTGACGCAAATACAAGTCCAAGTTGACTCTGGGAATCTTCTTTTTCATATTTTATGTTCAACTTGTATCTCACATCCCTGAAAAGTTTGCTTATTTAAGGTAACACTTACCACGCATCATTACACATCATAACCATGCCATAACAGCCTGTCATAATAGGGTCATAAAACTGTCATGAGACCTTTTTGGTCCTGTTGTGACATATTGCATTACTTTGACTGGTTATGACACCAACATAAGTGTCAAATCCCACAAAAAAAACCTACCACGGTAGttactttatggctggttatgacacctacataagtttcaaaacccacaaaacataccattacaccatagcctacttgtcaacagtatgtttagaacattttctgaaatttacCATATTAAATAATCATTGTAATTGcacacacattgatgtcagacatgcacctaccccaatgctctgttgctgatgctgggatgaatgcaggagcagatatcaggagcaggacaagacacttTTTTTTGGACTGATGATTGACATAAGGGCATGTACGTGAGAGGCCAATCTGGCTTACAGCGGTGGTAagaactttaaagtatttttacttaagtaccaCGTAAGCTgtttttcttttttggggggggggtctgtaaATTACTAGTTCTACTTtcactccactacattcctaaagaaagtatgtactttttactcccatacatttGACCGGACACCAAAAAGtagtcattacattttgaatgctcaggCAGGAGAGACTTATGatccaattcacacacacacacctatcaatataacacaTACCtgcagcctctgatctggcggactcacgaaACACAAATACTACATTCGTAAATGGGTGTTGAAATGTGACGGTCTGTCACATAAAAAGGGAGGGATTGTGCCATTAGCGTAATATGAGGAATCTGATGTATAGCTTTTACTTTAtatattttcttagtccaagtaaagtcacacaggatggtcataatgcttcaagacagtgtcataaagtgtattatCTGCAAGTTATGTCatatggaagaaaaaaaacacgacTAAAGAATTCATTACAACGAAAACAAAGGACTTAAGAAACAAACGAAATAAATTCTTGGCGGggaaagaaaaacatttgaataaatgtgggttgacacgtgtcataaccagccatgcAATATGTCAGGCGTAAATGTATGCGTCaggacagtgttatgaccatataaCAGATATCAACTGTTATGACCATGTCATGGCCCTGGGTGTGAAGTGTTACCCTATTTAATTACAACAAAAACACAGATTAACTGTTGTCCGATTTTCCATTTATTCTTGCAGAATTCTCAACTCTTTGAGAGCTGCTGAGGCTGGAAAACACATGTCACATAATTCctaaaaatacattatttacagttGAAATGTAAAACCTGGATAAAATCATGAAAATACTGGCAATCACTGAGCTCAGAGACCAATGTTACTAGGAGCCTACTAGGGGAGTCGAAAAAAGTGAATCTCCATCAGCGGAAATGCAACTAAGTTTTTAAATGAATGAAAACAGAAAGAAATAtgtgcagtgtgtttgtgtgtattggaTAATGCTATACTCTTATGAAAAAGTAGTCAAAGGTCAGTGTTTGTGTTTAGAACCATGCCTGGAATCTCCAAACACACAAGATTTCACCTTTCACAACCTAGTGATTATAGACTTTTGGCAGAACACCAATACTGAATCTTGGAAACATGAATCCCATGGAGTTGAAAAACAGCACTGCAGCATGAAACTCATACAACAGTACACAGTAACACTCATCCCCCTATAAGACAGATTCTAGATCCACTTGAGTCACAGACCTCGTTATTAGGCCATGTTTCCAAGTCAGACAGGGCATTTGACACTAGATGAGATTATTGGTTCTCTCAGAGAACAGAAACATGTGCCAGAAACATCTCTGGCATTTGTCAGACAATTCTGTATATTCAACACAGGTTTCAGTCCActttataacccccccccccccacccaaaaagACATCAAAGAAATGTATGTGGCTTGAACTAATCCATCAGTTGTCTGCTACTTAGAATGCAGTCAGTTCCCGTTCATCACTTTGTCCAGATCAAAGTACTGCAAGTTGCCTGCTCAGAAGAGCCATTCATTCCATCGACAAAACGCCAGACACTGTTCACTGTCAATCTTTGTGCTTTGGCGGGTTAAAATTAGAGCTGGAGTTTCACTGTCAATCTTGATTTTATAAGCTTGTTACTGTCAGGCCTAATTtcaacaacaaccccccccccccccccccccccaaaaaaaaagtgaAACCGTTTTCTAGTAAGTCTGGCCCATTGAACATTACGTTCTCCAGACCCCCATGCTGTTGAAATGAAGCAGCTGTGGTAATTCTTAACAGTTTGAAATGTTGAGATGAGCCACCATGGTGAGTTTTACTAGTCTCTTCACTCTGGTGTACTGCGCTAGATGGACTCGATCTGCCTGCGGACTTTCTCAGAGGCAAGCCGGTCCAGCGAACGTTGCCTAGCGACCACTATGAGCGCAAACAGTATGGTGAGGCCCAACGTGGCTCCTTCAAACTTCCAGAAAAGGTGTTCCTCCATCAGGGTAGAGCGGCAGCTACGAGCAGAAGGGAAACAAGCGTATACATGATGGAAAGCTTGACAGAATCGTTATTATCATGTGTAAAAGCAAACCACAAATCTTTATTCAACCTTAAAAATCAGTCTGTGCAGTAGTCTAACATTTGAGTTTGTCTCCTGTAATCTGTTATGAAAAAGTGCTTCAGTGTTTTCTTAAGATAAGTTCTCTAAAGTCTGGTTAATGACATCCAATTCACACAAGATCTAGGTTCAACCTATGAAATCAAGAGACATCACAAGATCACAACGAAATGGCAATAGAAGTTGTAAGGGTGGGGACTCACCTCTTGTACTCATCTTTATTAGACTTGGTGCAGTTGATCCTCTCCAAGTATCCCGTCTGAATACATGCTGCCCACGACTTCTAGAGGGAGGACAGGATGGTTAAGGGCGTCTAGTCTACAAACTGTCGAAAATGATGTatcagacacagaaaacaatgtTTTCATGACAGTAACATGTTGGTGGAAGGTGCAAGGGAATTCGATGGGTTTGCACTGGATATACAAGCCCAACAGAAAAGTTGGAGAGAGGGTTTGTGTTTAGCTTGGAAGTGTCCTAAACCAGGTTATAATAACAGACTGTTTTTCTCTTTCACTGGGCTAGCTTAAACCTGCCTACTTTAAAATCAGATAAGAGTATCCCAGTATTCTCTATAGCTTACAGTTAAAAGGGCTTGTTGCAGCTTGAAGTCCACTGTCATAAGCAACCACGGACTGTGAGGTAGCATAAAACACGACTACATTAATAGCATACATTGAATATACTGCATTCATGTTTAGAGAGATATTCACATCTCCCAATAATAAACTGCCTATTAACCAGATAACTATTGGCGGAAGAAAGGAAATGTAAGGAGAAGTGTGGGGAGGGAGATGACAAAGAGAGAGATCTCACCGACTGGAAAGTGTTGCACCGGGAGCATTCCACTGCAACCACAAACTCCTCCATCTGCCAACAGGGGGTGGTTACCGGCCTGGCCACTAAAACACAGGCGAAACACAATGTCTTGAATCAGTGTCTGAAAAGGACTGGGAATAGTTTTGACAGAAATTATGCTGAATGACATGACCAGTGACACACTTTTGTTTATACCCCTAACACGAGTGAAGTAAACTGGAGCTTCTATCAgccccacacacaaacatgtgCTTCTCTGTGAACTGTGTTGCTAACTTGCTATACAAACGATGTATGAGCAGTCACTGGCATTTATGTTTGCAGCACCACATCAATCCTGTACTCATGTTCTCCAACTCATTCTTATCAAATACTGATAAAAAAGTATAGCACCTGTGGTCTTCTCCTCACTCAGCAGAGCTGCACCAAACACTCTGAAAGAGACAGTAATGAGGGTTAAGCTCTGAAGCAATGTCGAGCATAAAGGCTTATCAGCAAGAAGGATGACACCAGCACACTCACCTGAGAGACACCAAAACCCAGAAGAGTGCATGCAAGGCCAGGATTCTGGGCCTCAAGCACGACATGGGGATCCTGCAATCGCTCTCCATCCTCCCCATGCAGGTGCGTGTGGTGTGTGCCACAATTACAACCAAGGCCTGAAGCTTGTCATCGTGGAATTATTCTCTATGGTCCAAAATGGCTGAAACCTGTTACACAATCAAACCACTACCATAATAAGAGACTGAAACATTGGGCAACGGGGAATGCCCATGTTCAACAACCAAACATCCATTTAGCCCATTTATAATTAGCAACCACTAAGACACTTTAACAGAGGTCAAAGAAGCTTATCTAGATGCCACTGTTAATCGCATTAACGTTACATGTTCAATGGAAGCATGATGGTTCAAGTTCAAATGTGTTTTCCTCCCTAGCCTAGCGCTGGACCTCATACGCTGTCTTCCAGTCATTTAAACTACTCCCCCCAACAGATACGCCGTAGGTTGACTGTGGACACCTACCTATGCGGGCAGGGTCTGCTGAACAAGGCATTACGTTAACTAGCTAAACATCTGTAACTGACTTCATGATTAAAAAACGTATCCAGCCATTTCTCTCTGTTCACTCAGCAGTGAATGAGACAATGCAGCAAACCTTCCGCCAGTCAACTGGACTTCAACCTTTATCTCATCTTTCCATTAGTAATAGTAGGTAATTGCTGCATAAACATATTAACAAAGCAGACAATGCGGGTCGCTTTTAGGGAGTGTTGTTGATAACTAGCTAGCGAACAGCTGGCAACAGTTCTAAATCAAGTTATGGAACTTAACTAGCTAACTGTTACCTAGTTAAAAGGTAACTTAAATAATAGGTTAGTTTGATATCGTGCCACTAATCATTTGATTATAGCTAGTAGCGTAGTACTATCATAACTTGGTTTAGGCAATAACTAGCaagcaagttagctagctacatgacaTAGAAAGCAACATGATTAACAGCCGGCTATTTTGTTCCCAGTAGAGTCGCTAGTCTCGTTAGCCTGGCGGGGGTTTAGGTTTACTAGCTAACATAGCGAGAAGACGGCTAACGTTAGTAGCATAACTTAGTCACCGGAACCCCTTCTGATTAGCATGCTGAAAGAATTGACCATACAAATGTAATGTTAGATATTATTCGTTGAAAAGCAAACCTTAACAGAAGTCTCACAAAGACTTAGTGTGATTTTGTTGTTTTCGTTCAGTCCCTGAATAGCCGTTTAGTGGAGAAGTGCACCGCCATTTTGAGTCATGTTGAAAACGCTAATGAATACGTAACGGTACGTCTTCAAATGCGTTGCATCCTGGTTGACCCGGTGTCATTAGCGATAGCTCCCTCTAGCGCTTGTCTAGAACGCAAACTGGCGAACTTGTACACAATCCTATGTGTTAAACCTATCTGTTCAGGGAAAATAACGTGTCTTAGGTCTGCTGATAGTGAAAGAACTGAAAACCTATTTAAATGCCAGAGTCTGGATAACTGAAATGACAAGGGGCCGGTCCGCCCaggtccaccatgccctattttGTCTATATTCTACCTGGCTCTGAGAATAGTGCATTGAACTGCTCACAATATACAGAGAacactgcagcactccaccccCTCCAATGAAAATCCTTATAATTCAACAAAATCCTAGCTCACTGGTCCCAGGTCCTCCCTATTGCCACATTTGTTGTCTCATTATCATGTTGACCTACtactttatttcacttttgttcaaATGTATATTTTGGGCTTATGTGTAATATGGTTCTATAGTATATAACCTGATATTTGTTCATGTCAGATCAAATCTATGCCTACTTAATTTCCAGTTGACTGTAGCCAATGCATGTCCCCAATACCTGATATATAGGTGGGTACAGGAGGGTATTGGGGATACAGGTACACTTTGTCCCCAATACTGTTATTACAGTATAGATACTGGTAGACCATTGCTGTGTCTATTCATAAACAATGGTAGATACACACTTCTATCATACATTAtgatcaacaccatcatcccggcaacactagacccactccaattcgcataccgccccaacagatccaaagatgacgcaatctcaatcgcaccccacactaccctttccaactggacaaaaataacacctacAGTGGCaataaaaagtatgtgaaccctttggaattacctgtatttctgcataaattggtcatacaattaTATCTGATCTACATCTAGGTCACAACTATAgataaacacagtctgcttaaactaataacacacaaacaattacacgtgttcatgtctttattgaacacactgtgtaaacattcacagtgcagggtgggaaaagtatgtgaacccttgtaTTTAATAAATGGTTGACTCTGCTTTGgtagcaataacctcaaccaaacgttttctgtagttgcggatcagacctgcacaacagtcaggaggaattttggaccatttttggaccattcctctttacaaacctgtttcagttcagcaatattcttgagatgtctggtgtgaactgctctatCACCAacagtgtaaccagcaaagcaccatcacacctcctcctccatgcttcatggtgggaaccacacatacagagatcatccgttcaactactttgcttctcacaaagacacagtggttggaaccaaaaatctgaaatttggaatccagaccaaaggacagatttcaaccagtctaatgcccattgctcgtgtttcttgacccaagcttGTCTCTTTGTAtttttggtgtccttcagtattgatttctttacagcaatttgaccatgaaggcctgattcacatagtttcctctgaacagttgatgttgagatgtgtctgttacttgaactctgtgaagcatttatttggtctgcaatctgaggctggtaactctaatgaatttatcctctgcagcagagctaaCTGGGTATTACTTTTCTGTGgcagtcttcatgagagccagtttcatcatagcacttgatggtttttgcaactgcactcgAAGAAACTttcaagttcttgacattttccagattgactgaccttcatatcttaaagtaatgatggactgtcatttctcattgcttatttgagctgttcttgccataatatgaacttggtcttttaccaaatagggctatcttctgtataccacccctacttttttacaacacaactgattgtctcaaatgtataaaagaaggaaagaaattccacaaattaacttaacaaggcacacctgttaattgaaatgcattccaggtgattacctcatgaagctggttgagataatggcaagagtgtgcaaagctgtcatcaaggcaaagggtggctactttgaagaatctaaatctaaaatatacactgctcaaaaaaataaagggaacacttaaacaacacaatgtaactccaagtcaatcacacttctgtgaaatcaaactgtccacttaggaagcaacactgattgacaataaatttcacatgctgttgtgcaaatggaatagacaacaggtggaaattataggcaattagcaagacacccccaataaaggagtggttctgcaggtggtgaccacagaccacttctcagttcctatgcttcctggctgatgttttggtcacttttgaatgctggtggtgctttcactctagtggtagcattagaaggagtctacaacccacacaagtggctcaggtagctcatccaggatggcacatcaatgcaagctgtggcaagaaggtttgctgtgtctgtcagcgtagtgtccagagcatggaggcgctaccaggagacaggccagtacatcaggagacgtggaggaggccgtacgagggcaacaacccagcagcaggaccgctacctccgcctttgtgcaaggaggagcaggaggagcactgccagagccctgcaaaatgacctccagcaggccacaaatgtgcatgtatctgctcaaacggtcagaaacagactccatgaggttggtatgagggcccgacgtccacaggtgggggttgtgcttacagcccaacaccgtgcaggatgtttggcatttgccagagaacaccaagattggcaaattcgccactggcaccctgtgctcttcacagatgaaagcaggttcacactgagcacgtgacagacgtgacagacgtgacagagtctggagacgccgtggagaacgttctgctgcctgcaacatcctccagcatgaccggtttgacggtgggtcagtcatggtgtggggtggcatttctttggggggccgcacagccctccatgtgctcgccagaggtagcctgactgccattaggtaccgagatgagatcctcagaccccttgtgagaccatatgctggtgcggttggccctgggttcctcctcaggagaccatccgccacctcatcaggagcatgcccaggcgttgtagggaggtcatacaggcacatggaggccacacacactactgagcctcattttgacttgttttaaggacattacatcaacgttggatcagcctgtagtgtggttttccactttaattttgagtgtgactccaaatccagacctccatgggttgatcaatatgatttccattgataatttgtgtgattttgttgtcagcacattcaactatgtaaagaaaaaagtatttaataagaatatttcattcattcagatctaagatatgttattttagtgttccctttatttttttgagcagtgtatttttgatttaatacttttttggttactacatgattccgaatgtgttatttcatagttttgatgtattcactattattctacaatgtaaaaaatagtacaaataaagaaaaacccttgaatgagtaggtgtgttcaaacttttaactggtataTAAACCTTTAATACATTAGCCATAGTTAATTTGTTTTAGAAATGTCAATCTGTGAGAAACTGCAAACATGCACTATAAaaatgggctcccaagtggcacagggGTCAaaggcaatgcatctcagtgctagagacatcgctacagaccctggttcgattccaggctgaatcacaaccggccgtgattgggagtttcatagggtggcgcacaattggctgtCGTCCAGATTTGgcaggtgtaggccgtcattgtaaagaacaatttgttcttaactgacttgcctagttaaataaaggttacttaaaaaacaaaaaaatgtaattacaaaTTCGTTCCAATGTAATGGGACTCAAAACTACATATCCCACATTCACCAAGTTGTTTTTGTCTGTGATGAAAAAAATGAAGCATGGGCTTGTAGTTTAATTTGGTTATTTACACTTGTCCCTATTCGATTAAAGAACAACATATCCCATAATGCCTTTCGAAACGACGTGCATAAAGTGGTCCGTCACGGGTTGCAACTTGTTCTCTCCGGGGGCTTGTGTCTAGTTAACTGTACACTAGTTGTGGTCAGTTATGTTTCTTGCAGGCACAGGAAATGGGTGCTGCGGGGCTGGCCAGAGGTCAGGATCTAGTAATGGGTCCTGCAATCCGCGAAAGTTTAGCGAGAAGATAGCACTCCTCACCCAGCGACAAGCTGAGGACACCGCAGCCTTCCAGGAGGTTATGATGGACATCACTTCCACCAGGGTGAGTCAAGAGGACAGGCCTACGAACTTCGTGTTGATAAAACAGGAGACGCCATAAAGCTGTCAAAAATATTCAAACGTCAGTGATGTTGACCACCCGACAGTCAGAGCACTTTGTTTTCACTTTTCAGAGGCGCAATCAATTCCAGGCCATATCAAGCATCGCGTTTAATTTTGCACTATAGAGACTTTCACTGCAAATACGCCGGTTGACAAATCTGTTTAATCCAAAGTGTCGATATAATTTAACTTCAAAACACTCTTACTGTAATATAACCTTTAAACATATGTGCGTTATATTGATTTATACACCATTTATGCTTAACACACCTGTTGATTTGCCATACAGATGCATGGAGTGCAGGCTGCCCACAATCTGCAAGGCTAGAATTACAAATTGCACTCTTTGGGTAGCCTGCGTAatgtgcagtggtgtaaagtacttaagtagacATACTtgcaagtactacttaagtagttttttggggtatctgtactttactttattatttatatattttttacagcttttacttcactacattcctaaagaaaatgatgtactttttactccatacattttccatgacacccaaaagtagttgttacattttgaatgcttagcagggcaGAAAAATTTTCTAATTCCCACACTTAAaaagagaacatcctggtcatccctgctgcctctgatctgacggactcactaaatacATGCTTCGTGTGTAAATGATGTGTAAGTATAGGAGAgtgcccttggctatctgtaaacaaacaaaaaaatgcaaGAACACGATGAGgtatggtttgcttaatataaggaattttaaattatttctatttctacttgtacttttacttttgatacttaagtatatttaaaaccaaatacttttagatttttactcaagtagtattttactgggagaatttcacttttacttgagtcattttctattaaggtatctttacttttactcaagtatgacaattgggtagtttttccaccactggtaatGTGAATGTTAACACTTATGGGATATGCCCCCACGTTGCTATTTATGGGGGTGTCTATTAGGCTAGGGGTTGCCCTGATTTGTTATTGTGCCCATAGGAAATATAAATACTATTCTATTTTTATGCGAGTGTCGTGTCCCACTACACAGTTGGAGTACAACAACCTCACAGTGTAGTGAGTGTATTAAGTAGTGACAAATATGATACTTTAGCGTTTTGGAATCTAATTGCCATCTGTGTATTTGACTCCAGCTTTTTGCCAGGGGTGTAGGGCTGGGGGGAAGAGTTATAAAATACAATAAGAGTTATTGTATTTGGCCTAAGTAAGTTATGGTATTAAGACTTAACAGGATGTGCTCTTTGGCCTACAGCTCGATGgtgttctcaacaccaatatgctggttaacatTGCTATTATGCACATGGCAACATGGTTGAGGAAAACAGCGCACTGATGTTTCAGAACTGCAGACAGTGACCACTATGCAACGTGGGAGAAAGTGCATTTGTTCTAAACTAATATTtgtattagtgttgcaccattgttcttGTATAACCATATAGAATTACAGTAGCATGTCTGattgatggactgtgccatc encodes the following:
- the LOC109875818 gene encoding protein JTB-like isoform X2, with translation MGRMESDCRIPMSCLRPRILALHALFWVLVSLRVFGAALLSEEKTTVARPVTTPCWQMEEFVVAVECSRCNTFQSSWAACIQTGYLERINCTKSNKDEYKSCRSTLMEEHLFWKFEGATLGLTILFALIVVARQRSLDRLASEKVRRQIESI
- the LOC109875818 gene encoding protein JTB-like isoform X1 is translated as MGRMESDCRIPMSCLRPRILALHALFWVLVSLRVFGAALLSEEKTTVARPVTTPCWQMEEFVVAVECSRCNTFQSKSWAACIQTGYLERINCTKSNKDEYKSCRSTLMEEHLFWKFEGATLGLTILFALIVVARQRSLDRLASEKVRRQIESI